A single Silvibacterium dinghuense DNA region contains:
- a CDS encoding KH domain-containing protein: MTHQERPDNMQELVTEIARALVDEPEAVIVEAVEREESTVLRLRVAPSDVGKVIGKQGRTARSMRTILGAVSMKHHHRYTLDILEEHKNEASDE, from the coding sequence ATGACGCACCAAGAACGGCCGGACAATATGCAGGAGCTGGTGACTGAGATCGCTCGCGCTCTTGTCGATGAGCCCGAAGCCGTCATCGTTGAAGCAGTTGAGAGAGAAGAGAGCACGGTGTTAAGGCTGCGCGTCGCGCCCAGCGATGTAGGCAAGGTCATCGGCAAGCAGGGTAGAACTGCGCGCTCTATGAGAACCATCCTGGGTGCTGTCAGCATGAAGCATCATCACCGCTATACGCTGGACATCCTCGAAGAGCACAAGAACGAGGCATCCGACGAGT
- the rpsP gene encoding 30S ribosomal protein S16 encodes MIRLARVGARKQPYYRIVVIEKDRARNGRSIEVVGTYNPRTNPASITLKHDRVDYWKSKGAQYSDRVAKLVAQHPAPTAAA; translated from the coding sequence ATGATTCGCCTGGCGCGTGTTGGCGCCCGCAAACAGCCTTACTACCGTATTGTCGTTATCGAGAAGGATCGCGCCCGCAACGGCCGCTCCATCGAGGTGGTGGGCACGTACAACCCCCGCACGAACCCCGCTTCGATCACCCTGAAGCATGATCGCGTTGACTACTGGAAGAGCAAGGGCGCCCAGTACTCGGATCGCGTCGCCAAGCTGGTAGCCCAGCACCCTGCACCGACGGCCGCTGCCTAA